The Candidatus Dechloromonas phosphoritropha genome includes a region encoding these proteins:
- a CDS encoding D-amino acid dehydrogenase has product MRVLVLGAGVVGTTSAWYLADSGHEVVVVDRQPVAGNETSFANGGQISVSHAEPWANPHVLPQVIRWLGHEDAPLLWRWRADPAQLMWGLHFLSECRPARTRRNIAAIVALALYSRGCLQALRHELGLEYDHLERGILHLYTDPRAFARAMDAARTMHEFGLDHEPVSTERCVEIEPALAGARRQLAGGHYTPSDESGDAHKFTRALAERAAARGVEFRLDSTVDRITASGGRIAGVMVRGPEGSRLLIADAYVVALGSYTPLLLRPLGVSLPVIPAKGYSATVPLSATAVAPTVSLTDDEHRLVFSRLGNRLRIAGTAEFNGYNLDLNPVRCTALLQRTRQFFPALEAAGEPQFWCGLRPSTPSNVPCIGRTRYPDLWLNTGHGTLGWTMACGSAAALADMMSDRRPAPDFPFLGC; this is encoded by the coding sequence TTGAGGGTTCTCGTTCTGGGTGCCGGCGTCGTCGGCACGACCAGCGCCTGGTATCTGGCAGACTCGGGGCACGAGGTCGTGGTCGTTGACCGCCAGCCGGTGGCTGGCAACGAAACCAGTTTCGCCAACGGCGGCCAGATTTCCGTTTCGCATGCCGAACCTTGGGCCAATCCGCATGTGCTGCCACAGGTCATCAGGTGGCTGGGCCACGAGGATGCGCCGCTGCTCTGGCGCTGGCGGGCGGACCCGGCGCAACTCATGTGGGGCCTGCATTTCCTGAGCGAGTGCCGGCCCGCGCGCACCCGACGCAACATCGCCGCGATCGTCGCGCTGGCGCTCTACAGTCGCGGCTGCCTGCAGGCCTTGCGCCACGAACTCGGGCTTGAATACGACCATCTCGAGCGCGGAATTCTTCACCTGTACACCGACCCGCGGGCCTTTGCCCGGGCCATGGACGCCGCCCGCACCATGCACGAATTCGGACTCGATCACGAACCGGTCAGTACCGAGCGTTGCGTCGAGATCGAGCCGGCGCTGGCCGGCGCCCGCCGGCAACTGGCCGGTGGCCACTACACGCCATCCGACGAGTCAGGCGATGCGCACAAGTTCACTCGGGCGCTGGCTGAGCGTGCCGCCGCGCGCGGCGTCGAATTTCGCCTCGATTCGACGGTCGACCGCATCACCGCCAGCGGCGGCCGCATCGCGGGCGTCATGGTCAGGGGTCCGGAGGGCAGTCGACTGTTGATTGCCGACGCCTACGTCGTCGCCCTCGGCAGTTACACACCCTTGCTCCTTCGGCCACTCGGGGTGAGTCTGCCGGTCATTCCGGCCAAAGGCTATTCGGCGACCGTGCCATTGTCCGCCACGGCAGTGGCGCCGACCGTCAGCCTGACCGACGACGAGCACCGCCTGGTTTTTTCACGGCTCGGCAATCGCCTGCGGATTGCCGGCACGGCGGAATTCAACGGTTACAACCTCGACCTCAACCCGGTGCGCTGTACCGCGCTACTGCAACGCACCCGCCAGTTTTTTCCGGCCCTCGAAGCGGCCGGCGAGCCGCAATTCTGGTGCGGCCTACGCCCGTCGACGCCATCGAATGTGCCATGCATCGGCCGCACTCGCTATCCCGACCTGTGGCTCAACACCGGCCACGGCACCCTCGGCTGGACCATGGCCTGCGGCTCGGCCGCCGCCCTCGCCGATATGATGAGCGATCGGCGCCCGGCGCCGGACTTTCCCTTCCTCGGATGCTGA
- a CDS encoding DNA-directed RNA polymerase subunit omega translates to MARVTSDDCLKKIPNRFQMTLAATYRARQIANGATPMVPADRDKPTVIALRELALGKFGLEVLNRGQA, encoded by the coding sequence ATGGCCCGCGTAACAAGTGATGATTGCCTCAAGAAGATTCCCAACCGCTTCCAGATGACGCTGGCGGCAACCTATCGGGCACGCCAGATCGCCAACGGCGCAACGCCGATGGTTCCGGCCGACCGCGATAAGCCGACGGTCATTGCGCTGCGCGAGCTGGCGCTCGGCAAGTTTGGCCTGGAAGTGCTCAACCGCGGACAGGCCTGA
- a CDS encoding TatD family hydrolase → MLIDTHCHLDAAEFDSDRDAVHAAALAAGVERIVVPAVAVDGFRKVKTSVERYAGCAAAYGIHPLYVIQAKESDLAALRDWLERGQPVAVGEIGLDFHVTDSDPARQEFYFVEQLKLAREYGLPVLLHVRRAIDQILKHLRRIQVTGGIAHAFNGSRQQADEFIRLGFKLGFGGAMTFPGSTRIRKLAAELPLAAIVLETDAPDIPPEWLGGGRNSPAELPRIASVLANLRSLPVDEVAAQCAAAARAVLPRL, encoded by the coding sequence ATGCTGATCGACACCCACTGCCACCTCGACGCGGCTGAATTCGATTCCGATCGTGACGCGGTACATGCGGCAGCGCTGGCCGCCGGGGTCGAGCGCATCGTCGTGCCGGCGGTTGCGGTCGACGGCTTCCGTAAGGTCAAAACCAGCGTCGAACGTTACGCGGGCTGTGCCGCGGCCTACGGCATCCATCCGCTCTACGTGATACAGGCGAAAGAATCCGACCTGGCCGCGCTGCGCGACTGGCTGGAACGCGGGCAGCCGGTGGCCGTCGGCGAGATCGGCCTCGACTTCCACGTGACCGACAGCGACCCGGCGCGCCAAGAGTTCTATTTTGTCGAGCAACTGAAACTCGCACGCGAGTACGGCCTCCCGGTGCTGCTGCACGTCCGGCGGGCGATTGACCAGATTCTGAAACACCTGCGGCGAATCCAGGTCACCGGCGGCATAGCTCATGCCTTCAATGGCAGCCGCCAGCAGGCGGACGAATTCATCAGGCTCGGCTTCAAGCTTGGGTTCGGCGGTGCCATGACCTTTCCCGGGTCGACCCGCATCCGCAAGCTGGCAGCCGAACTGCCGCTGGCAGCGATCGTCCTCGAAACCGATGCGCCGGACATTCCGCCGGAGTGGCTGGGCGGTGGCCGCAATTCACCCGCCGAGTTGCCGCGCATCGCCAGCGTCCTGGCGAACCTGCGCTCGCTCCCCGTCGACGAGGTTGCCGCCCAGTGCGCAGCGGCGGCGCGCGCTGTGCTGCCACGCCTCTGA
- the gmk gene encoding guanylate kinase: MAGNLYVVAAPSGAGKTTLVRLLLEQEAGVQLSVSFTTRRPRPGEQNGCDYHFVDTAAFQAMIARQEFLEWAEVHGNFYGTSKKWIIERLAPDHDVLLEIDWQGAQQVRSAFPGAIGIFILPPSMEDLTRRLTERATDSTDVIARRLATARAEMRHVEEFDYVIINDSLEQALVDLRAVVRASRLTLAAQRARHAGLFAQ, encoded by the coding sequence ATGGCGGGAAACCTCTACGTTGTCGCGGCGCCTTCCGGTGCCGGCAAGACCACGCTGGTTCGCCTGTTGCTCGAACAGGAAGCGGGCGTGCAATTGTCCGTTTCCTTCACGACCCGCCGACCACGGCCGGGAGAGCAAAATGGCTGCGACTATCATTTTGTCGATACTGCCGCTTTCCAGGCGATGATCGCGCGCCAGGAGTTTCTTGAGTGGGCCGAAGTGCATGGAAATTTTTACGGCACTTCGAAGAAATGGATCATCGAACGACTGGCACCCGATCATGATGTTCTGCTCGAGATCGACTGGCAGGGGGCGCAACAGGTGCGCTCGGCGTTTCCCGGGGCAATCGGAATTTTCATCCTGCCGCCGTCGATGGAGGATCTGACGCGGCGCCTGACCGAGCGGGCCACCGACAGCACCGATGTAATCGCGCGCCGGCTTGCGACGGCGCGGGCCGAGATGCGCCATGTCGAAGAATTCGACTATGTTATTATCAACGACAGTCTCGAACAGGCGCTGGTTGATCTGCGTGCCGTGGTACGCGCTTCACGCCTGACCTTGGCGGCTCAGCGTGCGCGGCACGCCGGCCTTTTTGCACAATGA
- a CDS encoding IS1380 family transposase: protein MDHSIPTQLRFPASAGFTIRAEFDGGAMSSDFGALLLRGIDLQIGLIPRLVSAIHDKRHASYIDHPLADLLRQRIFQTASGYADGNDANTLRRDPLFKLAVGRAPLGEGNDLASGPTLSRLENSVSRKDIYRLAKSFVDAFIASYAQAPAVIVLDMDHSEDATHGQQELAFYNPHYGNHCYLPLFLFEGLSGKFITAVLRPGKRPTGKENAAIIKRVLRLLRQAWPETHIILRGDGHFANPELMALCASDPHLDFLFGLAGNPVLSPKAEPLLKKARALHQTHSANAQRLGNAEPAATRLYDDIEYQAGSWPKAYRVVVKAEVMALGDNPRYVVTSLSDPTPDVLYKELYCARGQDENFIKAVKNDLASDRTSDHAFLANHLRLFYSCAAYGLIHGLRENTLVHTELAKAQPLSIILKLFKLAVRVVQYKDRIKLSLPTSCPMKGVLARVTELLYLVPRPPAPA, encoded by the coding sequence GACCATTCTATCCCAACCCAGCTTCGCTTTCCCGCCAGCGCCGGATTTACGATCCGGGCAGAGTTTGACGGCGGGGCGATGTCCTCCGACTTTGGCGCACTCCTGTTGCGTGGCATCGACCTGCAAATCGGCCTGATTCCCCGCCTGGTCAGCGCGATTCACGACAAACGCCACGCCTCGTACATTGACCATCCGCTGGCCGACCTGCTTCGTCAGCGGATATTCCAGACCGCCAGCGGCTACGCCGACGGTAATGACGCCAACACGCTGCGGCGCGATCCGCTGTTCAAACTGGCGGTCGGTCGTGCCCCGCTGGGCGAGGGAAATGACCTGGCCTCCGGCCCCACGCTCTCCCGGCTCGAAAACAGCGTATCGCGCAAAGACATTTACCGCCTGGCCAAAAGCTTCGTCGACGCCTTCATCGCCAGCTACGCCCAGGCGCCTGCCGTGATCGTGCTCGATATGGATCACTCGGAGGATGCCACTCACGGGCAGCAGGAACTGGCGTTCTATAACCCCCACTACGGGAATCACTGCTACCTGCCGCTGTTTCTCTTCGAAGGACTTTCCGGGAAGTTCATTACTGCCGTCCTGCGTCCGGGCAAACGCCCGACTGGCAAGGAGAACGCGGCCATCATCAAGCGCGTGCTGCGCTTGCTCCGCCAGGCTTGGCCCGAGACCCACATCATTCTGCGCGGGGATGGCCACTTCGCGAATCCCGAACTGATGGCCTTGTGCGCGTCCGATCCGCATCTGGACTTCCTCTTCGGCCTGGCCGGCAACCCGGTGCTCTCGCCCAAGGCCGAGCCGCTGCTGAAGAAAGCCCGTGCGCTGCACCAGACACACAGCGCCAACGCCCAGCGCCTGGGGAACGCCGAGCCTGCGGCGACACGACTGTACGACGATATCGAGTATCAGGCGGGCTCGTGGCCCAAGGCTTACCGCGTGGTGGTCAAGGCCGAGGTGATGGCCTTGGGTGACAACCCGCGGTACGTGGTGACCTCGCTGTCCGACCCGACGCCTGATGTGCTTTACAAAGAGCTGTACTGTGCTCGAGGGCAGGACGAGAACTTCATCAAGGCGGTGAAGAACGACTTGGCCAGTGACCGGACCTCCGATCATGCCTTCCTCGCCAATCACCTGCGGCTGTTCTATTCGTGTGCGGCGTATGGGTTGATTCACGGCTTGCGCGAGAACACGCTGGTGCATACGGAACTGGCCAAGGCGCAACCGCTGTCGATTATCCTGAAACTCTTTAAGTTGGCGGTGCGCGTGGTGCAGTACAAGGATCGGATCAAGCTGTCCTTGCCTACGTCGTGTCCGATGAAGGGGGTGCTGGCGCGGGTGACCGAGTTGCTTTACCTCGTCCCGCGCCCGCCGGCACCGGCCTGA
- a CDS encoding bifunctional (p)ppGpp synthetase/guanosine-3',5'-bis(diphosphate) 3'-pyrophosphohydrolase: MDPTPSSHPPASEDPAYQVFLDSLDYLSLGDIKRIKEAYAFSADAHADQTRMSGEPYITHPLAVAGALVEWRMDCAAITAALLHDVLEDTTINKHELADKFGREVADLVDGLSKLDRMEFASYQEAQAENFRKMLMAMARDLRVVLIKLADRQHNLQTMAGMRPDKRRRIAIETLDIYAPIALRLGLNKLYREMQDLSFQLIYPYRAKILSKALRAARGNRKKLLSRIQDGITGKLAEVGLHAEVFGREKSLFSIYRKMREKCVSFSQVLDLYGFRVIVDDVSSCYLALGALHSLFKPLSGKFKDYIAIPKGNGYQSLHTTLIGPYGTPVEVQIRTEEMHHVAQDGVAAHWLYKDSEDGGSDLHIRTHKWLQSLLEMQSSDSGEFFENVKIDLFPDEVYVFTPKGKIMAMPRGATVIDFAYNVHTYIGHHCTAARINQDTVPLRTELRNGDVVEIITSPHATPNRAWLNYVKTGRARGKIRHFLRTVQIEESSQLGERLLRQELLTLGFVPLSIPAEAWDHLVKSCGKKTLDDLYTDIGLGKRLPSVLARRLLAREDLSANSPSDVALAIHGTEGMAVQLARCCQPIPGDPIIGSIKKGSGLVIHTKDCPAIRKSRSSEPHQWINVEWEPEEGKLFDICISVEVRNKRGVLAQVAAAIADAGSNIEHVAMDPDPEGLLTMLSFTIQVAHRVHLATVMRSLRQIPEVTRISRERRGEG; the protein is encoded by the coding sequence ATGGACCCGACCCCGTCATCTCACCCGCCCGCAAGCGAGGATCCTGCCTACCAGGTCTTCCTCGATAGTCTCGATTATCTTTCCCTTGGAGACATAAAGCGCATCAAGGAGGCGTATGCCTTCTCGGCGGACGCCCATGCCGACCAGACGCGCATGTCGGGCGAGCCCTACATCACGCATCCGCTGGCGGTCGCCGGCGCCCTGGTCGAATGGCGCATGGATTGCGCAGCCATCACCGCCGCGCTCCTGCATGACGTTCTCGAAGACACGACGATAAACAAGCACGAACTCGCCGACAAGTTCGGGCGCGAGGTTGCAGATCTCGTCGACGGTCTGTCGAAGCTCGACCGGATGGAGTTCGCATCCTACCAGGAGGCGCAGGCGGAGAATTTCCGCAAGATGCTGATGGCGATGGCACGCGACCTGCGCGTCGTGCTGATAAAGCTTGCCGACCGCCAGCACAACCTGCAGACCATGGCCGGGATGCGCCCCGACAAGCGCCGGCGGATCGCCATCGAGACCCTCGACATATACGCGCCGATTGCCCTGCGCCTGGGATTGAACAAGCTCTACCGCGAAATGCAGGATCTGTCGTTCCAGTTGATTTATCCGTATCGAGCGAAGATTTTGTCCAAGGCACTGCGGGCGGCGCGCGGCAACCGCAAGAAATTGCTTTCGAGAATCCAGGACGGGATCACCGGCAAGTTGGCCGAGGTTGGTCTGCACGCCGAGGTGTTCGGTCGTGAGAAGAGCCTGTTTTCGATCTATCGCAAGATGCGCGAGAAGTGCGTTTCCTTCTCACAGGTGCTGGATCTTTACGGCTTCCGCGTCATCGTGGACGACGTGTCTTCGTGCTACCTGGCACTCGGGGCGCTACACAGCCTGTTCAAGCCGCTTTCCGGCAAGTTCAAGGATTACATCGCGATTCCCAAGGGCAACGGCTACCAGTCGTTGCACACGACGCTGATCGGTCCCTATGGCACGCCGGTCGAGGTGCAGATCCGCACCGAGGAAATGCATCACGTCGCGCAGGACGGGGTGGCGGCGCACTGGCTCTACAAGGATAGCGAGGATGGCGGCAGCGACCTGCACATCAGGACGCACAAATGGTTGCAGTCGCTTCTCGAAATGCAGAGCAGCGATTCCGGCGAGTTCTTCGAGAACGTCAAGATCGACCTCTTTCCTGACGAAGTTTACGTATTCACCCCCAAAGGCAAGATCATGGCCATGCCGCGCGGCGCGACTGTCATCGACTTCGCCTACAACGTGCACACTTATATCGGCCATCATTGCACGGCGGCGCGCATCAATCAGGATACCGTCCCGCTACGCACCGAGCTGCGCAACGGCGACGTGGTCGAGATCATCACGTCGCCGCACGCCACACCGAATCGGGCCTGGCTGAACTATGTCAAGACCGGCCGCGCGCGTGGCAAGATCCGCCACTTCCTGCGCACCGTCCAGATTGAGGAATCATCGCAACTTGGCGAGCGGCTGCTGCGCCAGGAACTGCTGACCCTCGGGTTCGTGCCGCTCTCGATCCCGGCCGAAGCCTGGGATCACCTGGTCAAGAGCTGCGGCAAGAAGACACTCGACGATTTGTACACCGACATCGGCCTTGGCAAGCGACTCCCGTCTGTCCTCGCGCGCCGGCTGCTGGCGCGCGAGGACCTGTCCGCCAATTCGCCAAGCGACGTGGCGCTCGCCATCCACGGAACCGAAGGTATGGCGGTCCAGCTGGCGCGCTGCTGCCAGCCGATCCCCGGCGATCCGATCATCGGCTCGATCAAGAAGGGCAGCGGCCTGGTGATCCACACTAAGGACTGCCCGGCCATCCGCAAGTCGCGTTCGAGCGAGCCGCATCAATGGATCAATGTCGAATGGGAGCCGGAAGAGGGCAAGCTGTTCGACATCTGCATCAGTGTCGAGGTCAGGAACAAGCGCGGTGTTCTCGCCCAGGTGGCGGCGGCCATCGCTGACGCTGGCTCCAACATCGAGCACGTGGCCATGGATCCCGACCCCGAGGGTCTCCTGACGATGCTCAGCTTCACCATCCAGGTGGCCCACCGGGTCCACCTGGCGACTGTGATGCGCAGCTTGCGCCAGATCCCGGAAGTCACCCGGATCTCACGCGAACGCAGAGGCGAGGGTTGA
- a CDS encoding dehydrogenase, translating into MKKVVAVSLGSSKKDFEFQTKFLGQNFSVHRMGADQDTTKAWELMRRQQATADAIGLGEISDHYHVGQDTLINKETRRLTNVVTRVPVTTGATLRRLLQVRAVRYVQKELGRYFNNNLVLFMSGMRNYNMAVALSDYTRNLSFADALFQTGMPAMLGSLEQLELYAKGSGLVLNGKSGEILEAALTDFKLMMVRGEVAKSHVIVGTFAEIKSVGNASNLEGKTLITSAVDDERMAFFTACKVNLVVDTSPKLFEKVVGINTIEAMILAALEKSPEEISDDDFEEILDELKIVPRLLHPTGKFRNIRRFAFVIHPLSQEYIKSAYPIPDATPKFIMDKVEQLAAYMPPMVYCKMDNIVSPTGAEVEGWLISVGGTPKEMLSRSPEFTYRRLLHAAKIAEKLGAQIMGLGAFTKVVGDAGVTVARRARLPITTGNSYSASGALWAASDAMRRMGLVTIDPKTGKVAAKTMIIGAAGSIGSVSARLLAMSFDEVYLAGLTLDKLDKLKASILKDTPDAKVFTTTSYDEVLGDMDMIVTATSGAGKSVLDITKVKPGCVITDVARPLDLPASEVAKRPDVLVIESGEIELPTKVRGMKNIGLPDNVIYACLAETIVLALEGRFEVFTIGRDTEWEKVKEIYKLGLKHGMKLAAISGVKGIYTDKDIAKVVALAKKARLTWKGAGGGRPAVKATTKAVRAPRVTVKATPEAKAAATEMPAAEKTPPARKAAAVKRTPTTRAPKVAPRKAPEVAPE; encoded by the coding sequence ATGAAAAAGGTAGTCGCCGTCTCACTGGGCTCTTCCAAGAAGGACTTCGAGTTCCAGACGAAGTTCCTTGGCCAGAATTTCTCGGTTCATCGCATGGGCGCCGACCAGGACACGACCAAAGCTTGGGAACTGATGCGCCGCCAGCAGGCAACGGCCGATGCCATCGGCCTCGGTGAAATCAGCGACCACTATCATGTCGGGCAGGATACGCTGATCAACAAGGAAACGCGGCGTCTGACGAACGTGGTCACACGTGTGCCGGTGACGACCGGAGCTACCCTGCGGCGGCTCCTGCAGGTGCGCGCCGTGCGCTACGTGCAGAAGGAACTGGGCCGCTACTTCAACAACAACCTCGTCCTGTTCATGTCCGGCATGCGCAACTACAACATGGCCGTGGCCTTGTCAGATTACACCAGGAACCTGAGCTTTGCCGATGCCCTGTTCCAGACCGGCATGCCGGCGATGCTCGGCTCGCTCGAACAACTGGAACTCTATGCCAAGGGCAGCGGCCTGGTGCTGAACGGCAAGTCCGGCGAGATCCTGGAAGCCGCCCTGACGGACTTCAAACTCATGATGGTCCGCGGCGAGGTAGCCAAGTCGCATGTGATCGTCGGTACCTTCGCCGAGATCAAGAGCGTCGGCAACGCATCGAATCTGGAGGGGAAAACGCTCATCACGTCCGCAGTTGACGATGAACGGATGGCATTTTTCACGGCCTGCAAGGTAAATCTGGTGGTTGATACATCGCCTAAGCTGTTCGAGAAGGTGGTGGGCATCAACACCATCGAAGCGATGATCCTGGCGGCGCTGGAAAAGTCGCCCGAGGAGATCTCCGACGACGACTTCGAGGAGATCCTCGACGAACTGAAAATTGTGCCGCGCCTGCTGCATCCGACCGGCAAGTTTCGCAACATCCGCCGCTTTGCCTTCGTAATTCACCCGCTGAGCCAGGAATACATCAAGAGTGCCTACCCGATTCCTGATGCCACCCCCAAGTTCATCATGGACAAGGTCGAGCAGCTGGCGGCGTACATGCCACCAATGGTGTATTGCAAGATGGACAACATCGTTTCGCCCACCGGCGCCGAAGTGGAGGGCTGGCTGATATCGGTCGGCGGCACGCCAAAGGAGATGTTGTCGCGCAGTCCGGAATTTACCTACCGGCGTCTTCTGCATGCGGCGAAGATCGCCGAGAAGCTGGGGGCGCAGATCATGGGTCTCGGTGCGTTTACCAAAGTGGTGGGCGACGCCGGGGTAACCGTGGCGCGGCGTGCCAGGTTGCCGATCACCACCGGTAACAGCTACTCGGCCTCGGGCGCCCTGTGGGCGGCATCCGACGCGATGCGGCGCATGGGTCTGGTGACGATTGACCCGAAAACCGGGAAAGTTGCCGCCAAGACCATGATCATCGGCGCCGCCGGTTCGATCGGCTCGGTCAGTGCACGCCTGCTGGCGATGAGTTTCGATGAAGTCTATCTGGCCGGACTCACCCTCGACAAGCTGGACAAGCTCAAGGCCTCCATCCTGAAGGACACGCCGGACGCCAAGGTATTCACCACCACAAGCTATGACGAAGTGCTTGGCGACATGGACATGATCGTGACCGCCACTTCGGGCGCCGGCAAGTCGGTTCTGGACATCACCAAGGTCAAACCCGGCTGCGTCATCACCGACGTCGCTCGTCCGCTCGACCTGCCCGCCAGCGAAGTTGCCAAGCGTCCGGATGTTCTGGTCATCGAATCGGGCGAGATCGAACTCCCGACAAAAGTTCGTGGCATGAAGAACATCGGGCTTCCGGACAACGTCATCTACGCCTGCCTCGCCGAAACCATCGTGCTGGCACTTGAGGGTCGCTTCGAAGTATTCACGATCGGGCGCGATACCGAGTGGGAGAAGGTCAAGGAGATCTACAAGCTGGGTCTCAAGCATGGCATGAAACTGGCCGCCATTTCCGGCGTCAAGGGTATCTATACCGACAAGGATATCGCCAAGGTAGTCGCCCTGGCCAAGAAGGCGCGCCTGACCTGGAAGGGCGCCGGCGGAGGCAGGCCAGCCGTCAAGGCGACGACAAAGGCCGTCAGGGCGCCGAGGGTCACAGTCAAGGCAACCCCGGAAGCGAAGGCGGCCGCCACTGAAATGCCGGCGGCCGAAAAGACTCCACCGGCCAGGAAGGCCGCGGCGGTCAAACGGACTCCGACCACCCGCGCGCCCAAGGTGGCTCCCAGGAAGGCGCCTGAAGTGGCACCTGAGTGA
- the rpoH gene encoding RNA polymerase sigma factor RpoH, which yields MTHALTFPTVSTVGSIDAYIQAANRYPMLSEAKEIRLAERFCNDGDVEAARQLVLSHLRLVISIARGYLGYGLPHADLIQEGNIGLMKAVKRFDSTRGVRLVSFAMHWIKAEIHEYILKNWRMVKVATTKAQRKLFFNLRSLKNDYEGVDTLSGTQATEVAARLGVKQQEVIEMETRLTGRDLALESNADDGDEAFAPIDYLADSRYEPARMLENKALARLQNEGLHEALRELDARSRRIIEARWLHDGEGATLHDLAAEFSVSAERIRQIEVKALQKMRGVLAAA from the coding sequence ATGACTCATGCACTGACTTTCCCAACCGTCTCGACCGTCGGCAGCATTGATGCCTATATCCAGGCAGCGAATCGCTATCCGATGCTCTCCGAGGCCAAGGAAATACGGCTGGCCGAGCGCTTCTGCAATGACGGCGACGTTGAAGCGGCGCGTCAGCTCGTTCTTTCGCACCTCCGCCTCGTCATTTCGATCGCCCGCGGCTATCTCGGCTACGGCCTGCCACATGCCGACCTGATACAGGAAGGCAATATCGGCCTGATGAAAGCCGTCAAGCGCTTCGACTCGACGCGCGGCGTGCGCCTTGTTTCGTTTGCCATGCACTGGATCAAAGCCGAAATCCACGAATACATCCTGAAGAACTGGCGCATGGTGAAGGTCGCGACGACCAAGGCGCAGCGCAAGCTGTTCTTCAACCTGCGCAGTCTGAAGAATGACTATGAAGGCGTTGATACGCTGTCCGGTACGCAGGCGACCGAGGTCGCCGCACGGCTCGGCGTCAAGCAGCAAGAAGTCATCGAGATGGAGACCCGCCTGACCGGTCGCGATCTCGCGCTCGAAAGCAATGCGGACGATGGCGACGAGGCCTTCGCACCGATCGATTACCTCGCCGATTCGCGCTACGAACCGGCTCGCATGCTCGAGAACAAGGCGCTCGCCCGGCTCCAGAATGAAGGTCTACATGAGGCGCTGCGAGAGCTCGATGCGCGCAGCCGACGCATCATCGAGGCGCGCTGGCTGCACGACGGCGAAGGCGCGACATTGCATGATCTGGCAGCCGAATTTTCTGTCTCGGCCGAACGCATTCGTCAGATCGAGGTCAAGGCGCTGCAGAAAATGCGCGGTGTGCTAGCCGCGGCCTGA
- the lysM gene encoding peptidoglycan-binding protein LysM — protein MGLLTFIKEAGEKLFGHKEAEQADSPEEKTRLNQAAAQAIFDHINSLGLKWSNLMVNFMSGQVSISGSTPDQENREKIILAAGNVQGVDNVEDHLTVETPAAEARFYTVVSGDTLSKIAAEQYGSASKYPVIFEANKPMLKDPNKIYPGQNLRIPPL, from the coding sequence ATGGGATTGTTAACTTTTATCAAGGAAGCGGGAGAGAAACTGTTCGGCCACAAAGAAGCGGAACAGGCAGATTCTCCGGAAGAAAAAACCCGCCTCAACCAGGCTGCCGCGCAGGCGATCTTTGACCACATCAACAGCCTCGGCCTCAAATGGAGCAACCTGATGGTGAACTTCATGAGCGGCCAGGTTTCGATCTCGGGTTCGACGCCGGATCAGGAAAACCGCGAGAAGATCATCCTGGCTGCCGGCAACGTGCAGGGCGTCGATAACGTCGAGGATCATCTGACGGTCGAAACGCCGGCGGCCGAGGCGCGTTTCTACACCGTGGTGAGTGGCGATACGCTGTCGAAGATCGCCGCAGAACAGTATGGCAGCGCTTCCAAGTATCCGGTGATCTTTGAGGCCAACAAGCCGATGCTGAAGGATCCGAACAAGATCTATCCGGGACAGAACCTGCGCATTCCGCCGCTCTGA